From one Ignavibacteria bacterium genomic stretch:
- a CDS encoding ATP-binding cassette domain-containing protein, with protein sequence MNALEVRNLSKSFGELRAVDDVSFIVPEGSVFGLIGRNGAGKTTTIRMMMNIYLPDTGEVLLQGEKIGSDFKNKVGYLPEERGLYKKMKVLETLLYFAEIKGKSGSAVEKKALEYLGKFQLLDRKNSKIEDLSKGNQQKIQFITTILHDPDFVILDEPFSGLDPVNTNTLKEIILEMKNRGKVIILSTHLMDFAEKMCDHLAMIEKGKIILKGSMNDIKAHYAQRNVSINYDGSLAFLKDNPIVERIEDFGNSAGIRLKDAKDSKKLLKTLVENEVTITKYALNEISLHEIFIEIAGNRAEGIELEESYVK encoded by the coding sequence ATGAACGCATTGGAAGTCCGGAATTTAAGTAAATCCTTTGGCGAACTGCGTGCGGTAGATGACGTATCGTTTATCGTCCCGGAGGGCTCGGTCTTTGGCCTCATAGGCCGGAACGGCGCCGGGAAAACGACCACAATAAGAATGATGATGAATATTTATCTGCCGGACACGGGTGAGGTGCTTCTTCAGGGGGAGAAAATTGGGAGTGACTTTAAGAACAAGGTAGGATACCTGCCTGAGGAAAGAGGGCTCTATAAGAAGATGAAGGTACTGGAGACCCTCCTTTATTTTGCAGAAATAAAGGGAAAGTCGGGCAGCGCAGTTGAAAAAAAGGCGCTTGAGTACCTTGGGAAATTCCAGCTTTTGGACAGGAAGAATTCCAAAATTGAAGACCTTTCAAAAGGCAACCAGCAGAAAATTCAGTTTATAACCACAATACTCCACGATCCCGATTTTGTAATACTGGATGAGCCTTTCTCGGGGCTTGATCCGGTTAATACTAACACGCTAAAAGAGATAATTCTTGAAATGAAAAACAGGGGGAAGGTAATCATACTTTCAACACACCTGATGGATTTTGCTGAGAAGATGTGCGACCACCTGGCAATGATCGAAAAGGGGAAGATCATACTGAAAGGGTCCATGAATGACATAAAGGCCCACTACGCCCAAAGAAACGTAAGTATAAACTATGACGGGAGCCTGGCTTTCTTAAAAGACAATCCTATTGTTGAAAGAATAGAGGACTTTGGAAACAGCGCGGGAATCAGGCTTAAAGACGCAAAGGATTCCAAAAAACTCTTAAAGACACTGGTGGAAAATGAGGTTACAATAACCAAGTATGCCTTAAATGAGATCTCGCTTCATGAGATATTCATTGAAATTGCGGGTAACAGAGCCGAGGGAATTGAATTGGAGGAATCATATGTTAAATAA
- a CDS encoding ABC transporter permease has protein sequence MKEKLIGFIAVLKREAHFIIKDMDLITIILLSPIFYAFFYTSIYTNKTEKEVPVVVVDMDRSHTSETLIRNLDAHQLLKVSESLPDYSSAVDRIYRLEAQGAIYIPKGFENSLLSGQGADLKIFLNTSRFLVSNDMNKAINEVTGTVSAGVKIRYFQTQGFSFQQAMEISEPLKGEVKPLFNPTESYGDFLIPGLLVLILQQTLLIGLSESVAKEREEGSLINLYNTAKRSIPGTISGKGAFYFMLYASYALLFYTLHFSIFKISFLGSVSAAIAMTAVFLFAVVCLAILISSFFKRKIISLQVVAFTSYPVFLMSGYPWPVQAMPAFVRVIANFLPSTPYLNAFNRIIQMGAGWQDVMPELIHLLALALAGFLITALRMKLLIRKEIANSASTEASKTGAELLLS, from the coding sequence ATGAAAGAAAAACTAATAGGCTTTATTGCTGTCCTAAAAAGAGAAGCACACTTTATCATAAAGGATATGGACCTGATTACAATTATACTTTTGTCCCCCATATTCTATGCTTTTTTCTATACTTCAATATACACCAATAAGACTGAAAAAGAGGTCCCGGTTGTTGTGGTGGACATGGACAGGTCGCACACTTCGGAGACTCTAATAAGGAACCTGGATGCCCATCAGCTGCTAAAGGTCTCTGAAAGTCTGCCCGATTATTCCTCGGCTGTAGACCGCATCTACAGGCTGGAAGCCCAGGGAGCTATATATATCCCCAAGGGCTTTGAAAACTCCCTATTATCCGGACAGGGAGCGGACTTAAAAATATTTCTTAATACATCGCGCTTTCTTGTTTCAAACGATATGAATAAGGCGATCAACGAGGTAACAGGAACCGTTTCGGCCGGCGTAAAAATAAGATATTTCCAGACTCAGGGTTTTAGTTTTCAGCAGGCGATGGAGATTTCAGAGCCCCTGAAAGGTGAAGTAAAGCCGCTGTTTAACCCTACAGAAAGCTACGGCGATTTTCTTATACCTGGACTCCTGGTTCTTATTCTCCAGCAGACGCTCTTAATCGGGCTTTCTGAAAGTGTAGCCAAGGAAAGAGAAGAGGGGTCACTAATAAACCTTTACAATACGGCAAAAAGAAGCATCCCGGGCACCATTTCGGGCAAGGGAGCATTTTATTTCATGCTGTATGCTTCCTACGCGCTGCTTTTCTATACGCTGCACTTTTCAATTTTTAAGATCAGCTTTTTGGGAAGCGTAAGTGCCGCAATTGCAATGACGGCAGTATTCCTCTTTGCAGTTGTCTGCCTTGCTATACTGATTTCCTCATTCTTCAAAAGAAAGATAATTTCTCTTCAGGTTGTGGCCTTTACATCCTACCCGGTGTTTCTAATGTCGGGATATCCGTGGCCCGTTCAGGCAATGCCTGCTTTTGTCAGAGTGATAGCAAATTTTCTTCCCAGTACGCCGTACCTTAACGCATTTAACAGGATAATCCAGATGGGCGCAGGCTGGCAGGACGTAATGCCTGAACTGATTCACCTTTTGGCGCTTGCTCTTGCAGGATTCCTGATTACGGCGCTCAGGATGAAACTTTTGATAAGAAAAGAAATCGCAAATTCCGCCAGCACTGAGGCTTCAAAAACCGGAGCGGAATTACTTCTTAGCTAG
- a CDS encoding ABC transporter permease has translation MLNKKTLAVMKRELREKLFSRSFILMTLLIPLFMFGILALQTYFVSFSGEGKVNLRVISASEDITEKVRSEFEQEDFVKDKSYTIEFGTLEKGKLSEYLDKARQEIVDEKLTGVVYIPSESLKEKKVEYYSKTPNNPKVQEKIKPAINKALSSIYFTGKGFTSGDIKFASDNVGFNGFKVSKESRIEEAGYGNQILSFLFSFLLYFSLLFTGSIMLRSVVQEKNNRIVEVLLSSVESRELMMGKILGSSVTALLQMAIWLSPIMVLISTTWFVLPPELILSINPMQLLYFLVNYFVGLVIYMGLFAAVGAIFDNEQDAQSGMWPIMMLIMIPFFIALSMQTNPGSPLVKASSLIPFASIIVMPSRMAMTDVPLWEVLISFGLNILMLVLVILLAGKIYRVGILMTGKKPKWSEVVQWLRYKY, from the coding sequence ATGTTAAATAAAAAAACTCTTGCCGTAATGAAAAGGGAATTAAGGGAAAAGCTTTTTTCCAGGTCCTTCATACTCATGACGCTGCTTATTCCGCTCTTCATGTTCGGCATCCTGGCACTTCAGACGTATTTTGTTTCTTTTTCGGGGGAGGGAAAGGTTAATCTCCGGGTAATTTCTGCATCTGAAGATATAACTGAAAAAGTAAGATCTGAATTTGAGCAGGAGGACTTTGTAAAGGATAAGTCCTATACCATTGAGTTCGGGACCCTGGAAAAAGGAAAGCTTTCTGAGTATCTGGATAAAGCAAGGCAGGAAATAGTTGATGAAAAGCTGACAGGTGTTGTATATATTCCTTCGGAATCCTTAAAGGAGAAAAAGGTGGAATACTATTCAAAGACACCAAATAACCCGAAAGTTCAGGAGAAAATAAAACCTGCAATCAACAAAGCCCTTTCATCCATTTACTTTACCGGCAAGGGATTTACGTCCGGCGACATAAAATTTGCAAGCGACAACGTAGGCTTTAACGGCTTCAAGGTATCCAAAGAAAGCAGGATTGAAGAGGCGGGTTACGGAAACCAGATACTCTCGTTTTTGTTCTCTTTTCTCCTATACTTCAGCCTTCTTTTTACGGGGTCAATTATGCTGAGGTCTGTTGTGCAGGAAAAGAACAACAGGATAGTAGAGGTACTGTTGTCCTCGGTTGAAAGCCGTGAGCTAATGATGGGAAAGATACTGGGCAGTTCAGTTACAGCCCTGCTGCAGATGGCAATCTGGCTTTCCCCCATCATGGTGCTGATTTCAACAACGTGGTTTGTGCTTCCGCCCGAGCTTATTTTATCCATAAACCCCATGCAGCTGCTTTACTTTTTAGTTAACTACTTTGTGGGCCTGGTAATTTATATGGGGCTTTTTGCCGCCGTGGGCGCCATTTTCGACAACGAGCAGGATGCTCAGTCGGGTATGTGGCCCATAATGATGCTGATCATGATACCATTTTTTATCGCCTTATCGATGCAGACAAATCCCGGAAGTCCGCTTGTGAAAGCCTCGTCCTTAATTCCCTTTGCCTCAATTATTGTAATGCCTTCAAGGATGGCGATGACGGATGTGCCGCTCTGGGAGGTTTTGATCTCTTTTGGACTGAATATACTGATGCTGGTGCTTGTTATACTGCTGGCAGGCAAGATATACAGGGTCGGGATACTTATGACGGGAAAGAAGCCCAAATGGTCTGAAGTTGTGCAGTGGTTAAGGTATAAGTACTAG
- a CDS encoding ABC transporter permease: MKDINSTGSPLLKILLREINRITERKTIYLLSVVLPVILFLLVALIYKNGVVRDLPVAVYDADNSTLSRMLSRSVDASSSMAVIEHVNSLDELKTEFLKGHIQGAFYFPENMERDIKRGTGSSMVIFKNTSSLIVGNMIYKDGMTIARTVSGGALLKKLRSKGLSETQAMNVINPIRIETQSLYNPEYNYLQYLIPGLLTAMFQMIIMISAVLIISSEFTHNTFGELVRISGSNIFTIILGKALPHLVLHTVTALGIIGIIFPMFSIEISGSVTLSLAFIEYFILTSFFLGFLLSCSFHEQLFATEVALFINTPAFIFSGFTFPLWGMPALHNYFAQLIPFTHFLSGFLKIYQMGTPIKYVAPEFFRLSIFLVISLAASFIVLRFRVNSVLSNEEPVVEEVK; this comes from the coding sequence ATGAAAGATATAAATAGCACAGGTTCACCTTTACTTAAAATCCTCTTAAGAGAAATTAACAGGATTACAGAAAGAAAAACAATTTACCTGCTTTCTGTAGTCCTGCCTGTTATTCTTTTTCTCCTGGTAGCCCTTATCTATAAAAATGGCGTTGTGAGGGATCTTCCTGTTGCAGTCTACGATGCCGATAACAGCACGCTTTCCAGAATGCTCTCGCGCTCAGTTGATGCTTCAAGTTCAATGGCAGTTATAGAACATGTTAACTCTTTAGATGAGCTGAAAACTGAATTCCTAAAAGGGCACATTCAGGGGGCGTTCTATTTCCCGGAGAACATGGAGCGCGACATCAAAAGAGGCACAGGATCCTCAATGGTGATTTTTAAGAATACCTCAAGCCTTATAGTCGGCAACATGATCTATAAGGACGGGATGACTATTGCCAGAACAGTATCCGGAGGAGCACTGCTTAAGAAACTCCGCTCAAAAGGGCTTTCGGAAACTCAGGCAATGAACGTCATAAATCCGATAAGGATTGAAACTCAGTCACTCTATAACCCGGAATACAACTACCTTCAGTACCTCATACCCGGGCTCCTTACGGCAATGTTCCAGATGATTATTATGATCTCTGCAGTGCTTATCATAAGCAGTGAGTTTACGCATAACACTTTCGGGGAGCTTGTCCGTATTTCAGGGAGCAATATATTTACAATTATTCTGGGCAAGGCTCTTCCCCACCTTGTGCTGCATACCGTAACGGCACTTGGAATTATCGGAATCATATTTCCCATGTTTTCAATTGAAATAAGCGGGTCGGTGACACTTAGCCTGGCCTTCATTGAATACTTTATCCTGACTTCTTTCTTTTTGGGCTTTCTTCTTTCATGCTCATTCCACGAGCAGCTCTTTGCAACTGAAGTGGCTCTTTTCATCAACACCCCGGCATTCATCTTCAGCGGCTTTACATTCCCATTGTGGGGCATGCCGGCACTTCATAACTATTTTGCGCAGCTGATCCCCTTTACGCACTTTTTAAGTGGATTCTTGAAGATTTACCAGATGGGAACTCCGATAAAGTATGTGGCACCGGAATTTTTCAGGCTTTCCATATTCCTCGTAATCTCCCTGGCAGCCTCTTTTATCGTACTGCGCTTCAGGGTTAACAGCGTCTTAAGTAATGAGGAACCGGTTGTGGAGGAAGTAAAATGA
- a CDS encoding DUF2071 domain-containing protein, which yields MKHPSLRGRLALREKPIDRIAIMYQKWRDLLFLHWEVDPEIIQLTFPEMLHTDTFEGRAYLGLTPFFVQDARPIFTPGIPAISDFPEVNVRTYVFDNEGNPGIWFYSLDTSQALAVEAANIFFHLPYHTSEIEAHQGIEGITFSCRRKEDDVAVPRSTFRYKYSGEEFFAESKTLDFFLIERYLIFSKDKETGQLYSGRVHHRPYPIYRAEVPEYDLNLLALNGFELEGRPADHQVYSTGVDVEVYTLDKVIF from the coding sequence ATGAAACACCCGTCATTAAGAGGAAGACTTGCCTTAAGGGAAAAGCCCATTGACCGCATTGCCATTATGTACCAGAAGTGGCGCGACCTCCTGTTCCTGCACTGGGAGGTTGATCCTGAAATTATCCAGCTTACATTTCCTGAAATGCTCCACACCGATACATTTGAAGGAAGGGCTTATCTGGGCCTGACGCCGTTTTTTGTCCAGGACGCCCGCCCCATCTTTACGCCCGGCATTCCCGCAATCTCTGACTTCCCTGAGGTTAACGTCAGAACTTACGTTTTCGACAACGAGGGGAACCCGGGCATCTGGTTCTACTCGCTTGATACAAGCCAGGCGCTGGCCGTCGAGGCAGCCAATATATTCTTCCACCTCCCCTATCATACCTCTGAAATCGAGGCCCACCAGGGAATTGAAGGAATTACATTCTCCTGCCGGAGAAAAGAAGATGACGTTGCTGTACCCCGCTCAACTTTCCGCTATAAATATTCAGGAGAAGAATTTTTCGCTGAAAGCAAGACTCTGGACTTCTTTTTAATTGAGCGCTACCTCATTTTCTCAAAGGATAAGGAGACTGGACAGCTTTATTCGGGCCGTGTCCACCACAGGCCTTACCCCATCTATAGGGCTGAAGTTCCGGAATATGACTTAAACCTCCTTGCCCTTAACGGCTTTGAGCTAGAAGGCCGCCCGGCAGACCACCAGGTCTATTCAACAGGCGTTGATGTGGAAGTCTATACGCTGGATAAGGTGATATTCTGA